The Vescimonas coprocola genome includes a window with the following:
- the rpsQ gene encoding 30S ribosomal protein S17, with protein MEEKRISSRKTRVGKVVSDKMDKTVVVAIEDRVAHPLYKKIVGRTYKLKAHDEENTCGVGDIVKVMETRPLSKDKRWRVVEIVEKAK; from the coding sequence ATGGAAGAGAAGAGAATTTCCTCCCGCAAGACCCGTGTGGGTAAGGTCGTGTCCGACAAGATGGATAAGACCGTGGTGGTCGCCATCGAGGACCGTGTTGCCCATCCTCTGTATAAGAAGATCGTCGGCCGCACCTATAAGCTGAAGGCCCACGATGAGGAGAACACCTGCGGCGTAGGCGATATCGTGAAGGTGATGGAGACCCGCCCCCTGTCCAAGGACAAGCGTTGGCGTGTGGTCGAGATCGTTGAAAAGGCGAAGTAA
- the rpmC gene encoding 50S ribosomal protein L29, with protein MKATEVRAMSVEQLNEKLTSLKKDLFFLRMQHATNQLDNPLKIAETKRDIARIKTVIREKEEN; from the coding sequence ATGAAGGCAACTGAAGTACGTGCAATGAGCGTGGAGCAGCTGAATGAGAAGCTGACTTCCCTGAAGAAGGATCTGTTCTTCCTGCGTATGCAGCACGCCACCAATCAGCTGGACAATCCTCTCAAGATCGCTGAAACCAAGCGTGATATTGCCCGCATCAAGACCGTGATCCGTGAAAAGGAGGAGAACTGA